The genomic DNA tttgtttttttgtgcgtttttgtttttttttaattttgtgttttttttctgtgtgtggtttttttgtttttttcattttgtgtttctttgtgtggtttttttgtttcttttttttgtttgtgttttttttgtttttgttttttttttcattttgtgttttttctgtgtgtgtgtgtttttttgtttttttcgttttgtgtttctttgtgtgttttttttgtttggggtttttttgtttgtgtttttttgtttttgttgtttttttcttttttttttcttttctgtgtgtttttggttttttttccattttgtgttttttttgtgtgtttttgtttgtgctttttttgtttgttttcttgttttttttgtgggttttttgtggctttttttgggtttttttgttttgttttgggttttctttgtggggttttttgtgtttttttttggttttttttggtttgtttttttttgtggtttattttgtttgctttttttttgtttgtggtttttttgtgtgtgtgtgggtttttttgtttttttcgttttgtgtttctttgtgtgtttttttttgtttgggtttttttattgttgtttttttgtgttttttttgtttgttttcttgtgttttttttgttttttttgtgttttgttttgtttttgttttgttttggttttttttgtgtttttttgtttctttttatgtgtgatttttttgggtttttttggtttgggtttttttgtggggtttttttttggttttttttgtgtgtgtgtgtgggtttttttttttttttttcattttgtgtttctttgtgtgttttttttgtttgggtttttttattgttttttttttttgtgtctttttgtttgttttcttggtttttttttgtgttttttgttttgttttggtttttttgtgtttttcgtttctttttgtgtgtgatttttttggttttttttggcttggttttttttttgtttttttttttgttgttgttgtgtgcatgtgttttgttttttttgtttgtttgtttggtttttttgttcgtttgtttttcCTGCCCGCCCCGCAGCGCTCAGGACCTGGCGCAGGAGGTCAAGGCCTTCCTGAGCGGCGTCGACCCCGTGGTGGGCACGAAGCTGTCGCCGTCGGAGCACGCCCGCTGCGCCCTGCTGCTGCTCCGCAGCCTGCCCCCCGCCCGCCACGCCGCCCTCGAGCACCTCCGCGGCGTCTTCGACGACCAGGTCTGCTCCCACCTCCTGGAACGAGAAAACGGGGGCCCCCACcccggcgcggggccgcccgcgggGGGAGCGCCGGGCCTGGCCGAGGTGGTGCAGGAGGTCCAACGGGTCCTGGGCGACTTCGTGCGCCTCAACCCGCAGGCGTGGGCCCCCGTCGTGTCCGCGTGGTCCATCGACCTCATGGGGCAGCTGAGCAGCAAGTACGCGGGGCGCCACggcgtgcccccccccgccggcctcAACGAGCTGCTCCAGCTCTGGATGTCGTGCGGGGCCACGCGCACCCTCATGGAGATTTACACCCAGTGCTTGGCCGCCATGATCGGCGCCTGCCCCGACGCTTGCGTCGACGCCCTCCTCGACACCTCGGTCCAGCACTCGCCCCACTTCGACTGGGTGGTGGCCCACATCGGCTCCTCCTTCCCCGGCACCATCATCAACCGCGTCCTCTCCTGCGGCCTCAAGGATTTCTGCGCCcacggcgccgccgccccgggggatTTGCTCTTCGGCggcgccgccggcggcggcggcgataAGCGGGTGCCCAAAATCGCCTCGGTCGTGGGGATTTTGGGGCACTTGGCCTCGCGCCACTCGGGCAGCATCAAGCAGGAGCTGCTGCGGCTCTTCCACGAGAGTTTAACCCCGGCGCGCGACCAGCACCAAAAAGCCGCcgtccccttcctcctccagctggccGTCATGTCGCCGCCGTTACTGGGCGCCATTTCCTCCGAACTGGTGGATTCCCTCAAACCCAACGTCCTCAACCAGCTCCACCAACACTTCTCCTCGCTGCCCCGCGAGGATTTGGACAACATGGTCGGCATCGTGGTTCACCTCATCTGCCAAACCTCGGCCGGGGCCTATCGAATTTTACAATTTTTGGTCAACACGGCCATGCCGGCTTCCGTCATCACCCCGCCGGGTCCCGGCCTTCACGACGGCGTGCGCGAAGCCTGCGACCGCGTcatccagctcctcctcctccacctccaaaAATTAGTTTACAACCGCGGTAACCCCGGCGGCCCGGCCGAGCCGTCGCCGTCGTCGCCGCGGCCCGTCCCTTTCCTCGACGCGCTCCGCCCCCACGTCCGCGACCTCTGCGTGGAGACGCTGCGCCTGGAGCGCAAACGCTTTCTGTGGCAGCACCAACTCCTGAGCCTTTTGGCCGTTTATTCGGCCCCGCACTCGGCCACCGAcgccctcttcttcctcctgacGCTGGCCCGCTCGCAGGAGGAGCTGGCCCTGGCCACGCAGCTCTACGCCGTCCTCAGCTCCTGCCTCCCCGACCTCCTCCCGGCCACCGTCAAGGCTTGCGTTTGCCAAATCCACGCCGGGCGCTTGCCCGAACCCCAAATCGCTCAACTTTTCCGCAATTTAGCGTTGGTGGTGCAGTGGGAGGGGGGCGAGGCCGGCCCGGCCGCCATGGGCGCGCAGTTGGGCGCCATTTTGAGTCGCCACCTCCCCGATTTGGCTCAACTCCTCCTCCACCGCAGCCCCGACGTGGCCGAAGCGGCGTCGTTCCTGCTGGCCGtctgccccctgccccgcgccGTGCCCCCCGCTCACCTCCTGGCCGCCGTCCGAGCCGCCGTCCATCAATTTTTCGCCGTTTTACGGCGGGAAAACGCGGCGGGGGTGTGGTACAGCGGGCGGGTGCTGGCCAGGCTCAGCGCCGTCTCGCCGGCGGCCGCCAAGGCCGTGCTGCAGCACCTGGTGGAggcggcgctgcgcggcggcaACGCCGAGCTTTTCGGCGCCGTCCCGGAAAAACCCGCCGAGGAGGCGTCGCGTTTCGAAGAAACGGGCGACGTTTCCCTCTTGGACGTCAACCGACGGTTCACGGCCGCCGTAAATTTCTCCGGCGGCGGAGTCTGGTCGGTTTTTCACGCCGGGGTGATCGGCCGTGGGTTAAAAACCCCGACGGGTCACCGGGAAACGGCGCCGGAGGCCGCGACCCGCAACGCTCAGACCTTCCTCAGCCTCCTGCTGCGTTGCTGCCACGGCGGCCGCCCCACCGACCACCCCGCTTTAACCCCCCCCGGCGCCGGCGTTAACCCCGAAGCGGCCAAAGCGGTGGCGGCCGCCTTGGTGGAAGCCGTTTGCCCCGAAGCGGCCGGCGGGGATTTGGTTTGGCCACCGGAAGATCAAGCCCGCGGGACGGTGGAGCGGGATTTACGGATTTGTCGACGGTTCCGGCAGAACCCGTTGCTCTTCCCGTTGCTGCGGGTGGTGGCCGCCGGTCGCCCCGCGCTTTGCTACTGCTCCGTGCTGCTCCGCGGGCTACTGGCCAGTCTCATGGCTCACTGGGACGCGTCCCGCGAGCCACGCACGGCCGCCTCCCCGTGGCATTTAGCCGCCTCCTGCTCTCTGGTAGCCTGCATGGCCGAGGGTTCCCTCCTGCCGCCCGTTTTGGGGAACATGCACGAGATTTTTCACCACTTGGCGCCTTTCGAGGTTCACCTCCTGCTGCTCAGCGTCTGGGATTACCTGCGGGAGAACAGCCCCCTCCCGCAGAAATTCACTTTTCACGCCCAACGCGGCGTTTTCCTCCGCGATTTCGCCCGCGACGGCGACGTGGGCAAACACCTGGCCGTGCTGCACAGCGTCCTGCACAAAAACATCCATCGCTTGGGGCTCCTGGCCGGGAGGTTTCGACCCTAAAAtcatctgcccccccccccgtggctGTGGCGGAAGGGGGGGGGCGCTCAGTTTTGTCCCCGCTGCGGCCCCCCCTTCCCCGAATCCCGATTCTCAATAAAAAGGAGCCGAAGGGAAAAGCGGCTGTGGAGTTTGGGGGGGTAGGGGAGGGGGATTCTCCTCcctggggggtgtttgggggggttgtttaggtgctggggggggtctgggggtgctcaGGGGGGTCGTGGGGGGGTTGTttaggtgctggggggggtctggggcgctcaggggggtctgggggggttgtttaggtgctggggggggtcttggggcaggctggggggtctgggggcg from Athene noctua chromosome 32, bAthNoc1.hap1.1, whole genome shotgun sequence includes the following:
- the INTS5 gene encoding integrator complex subunit 5 is translated as MRRGAAAAAAAMSGLCDPPGAASPPRPPLSAQDLAQEVKAFLSGVDPVVGTKLSPSEHARCALLLLRSLPPARHAALEHLRGVFDDQVCSHLLERENGGPHPGAGPPAGGAPGLAEVVQEVQRVLGDFVRLNPQAWAPVVSAWSIDLMGQLSSKYAGRHGVPPPAGLNELLQLWMSCGATRTLMEIYTQCLAAMIGACPDACVDALLDTSVQHSPHFDWVVAHIGSSFPGTIINRVLSCGLKDFCAHGAAAPGDLLFGGAAGGGGDKRVPKIASVVGILGHLASRHSGSIKQELLRLFHESLTPARDQHQKAAVPFLLQLAVMSPPLLGAISSELVDSLKPNVLNQLHQHFSSLPREDLDNMVGIVVHLICQTSAGAYRILQFLVNTAMPASVITPPGPGLHDGVREACDRVIQLLLLHLQKLVYNRGNPGGPAEPSPSSPRPVPFLDALRPHVRDLCVETLRLERKRFLWQHQLLSLLAVYSAPHSATDALFFLLTLARSQEELALATQLYAVLSSCLPDLLPATVKACVCQIHAGRLPEPQIAQLFRNLALVVQWEGGEAGPAAMGAQLGAILSRHLPDLAQLLLHRSPDVAEAASFLLAVCPLPRAVPPAHLLAAVRAAVHQFFAVLRRENAAGVWYSGRVLARLSAVSPAAAKAVLQHLVEAALRGGNAELFGAVPEKPAEEASRFEETGDVSLLDVNRRFTAAVNFSGGGVWSVFHAGVIGRGLKTPTGHRETAPEAATRNAQTFLSLLLRCCHGGRPTDHPALTPPGAGVNPEAAKAVAAALVEAVCPEAAGGDLVWPPEDQARGTVERDLRICRRFRQNPLLFPLLRVVAAGRPALCYCSVLLRGLLASLMAHWDASREPRTAASPWHLAASCSLVACMAEGSLLPPVLGNMHEIFHHLAPFEVHLLLLSVWDYLRENSPLPQKFTFHAQRGVFLRDFARDGDVGKHLAVLHSVLHKNIHRLGLLAGRFRP